tgaaaacaggggggggggggggattggACTAATCTTTACCATATGGGATAGTTTTAGCATGGTATTTCTTTCTCCTAAGAGTCTAAGACTTAAATTTGTGACCAAACTAATTTATGTACTCTCCAGGATGATGAGATGCAAAGCATTAGAAGTCTTATTAATTCTGCAATTCTAGATCAAGATGTGAAGGGTGGGTTGAGATGGCCCTTGGGGAAGGCATCTTCTGGAGGTAGATATTGTGTGGTGGGGGTTTGGCACACAATAGCTAAAGATTATAAAAGTTCATCATTGAGCCTGAAAGTGAGACATGCTGATCGATATGATTTTAGAACTTCAACTGGGGAAGCTACAAGGGAGATAAATCTGAAGCTGAAAAACATTGTCTCATTATTACAGGTAAGAAACTTATATAACTGAGATGCTTATTATAAGTGAATAAGGAGCTTAGTCCATGTAATCTAATTGAGGAACAAATGTCCAACTAGATTTGTTTTGTTACATTCTTTCGTGTAAGGACCATTCCATAACtttacttcaaattaaattttgccaTCACATCATTAGATTATGTGTTCTATTTCATATGACTTAGATGTCATTTGCTATCAAATCCATAAATTCATACATTTAATGTTTTGTGATTTAGTTAAGTGTACTAGCATTTCATAGGAGTCCGACTTCAAAATTGCTTATGCTTCTGGTCTTTTGTTGCTTACTACAGCATATAGATACAAATTGTGATGagtatctttttctctttcctttatttcttcattatgtGTTATGAACTCCTCTTTCAATTTTCAGGATCAGGAGGTTGAGGTTAGTTCGGTTGCTGAGATGCTTAAAGACAACTTGAAATTGATATGGGATCATTTCTTATGCTGTGAACATTTTTTGACATGAAATAGCAAAAAAGGTGttgaaaagataaaaacagAAGGGACACCATCCGGAAAAGGGCAGTTTGAATATTTTTGATATGTTTATGGTGTATTTGCTTACATTTTATGGCAATTTTAAGGCAATGGGCATTGATTCAGGACTGTGGTTTTTAGTATAAGATGATATGTCATCTTGTATTGGTTAGAAAACTATTAAATCATAGGGTCTtgttatcaattattataaaaatccaataaactttgataaagaaaacaattaaaccCACTTCCAAAGACACCAAATATAATCCAATTGAATATTAAACATAATTAGTTGCATTAATCTATGGGAGAAAACATTGGTATACTTTTGAAAGCTAGAAAGTATTCCAACATGACATAGGTTGAGTCCAACTCTAAGTGACAGAATGACCCCTTGTTAGTAGGATTTCGCACAATAACTTAGTTCGGTTCTACTCATTCAGTTTTTCAATCACCACTG
This genomic stretch from Quercus robur chromosome 4, dhQueRobu3.1, whole genome shotgun sequence harbors:
- the LOC126720446 gene encoding uncharacterized protein LOC126720446, which produces MQSIRSLINSAILDQDVKGGLRWPLGKASSGGRYCVVGVWHTIAKDYKSSSLSLKVRHADRYDFRTSTGEATREINLKLKNIVSLLQDQEVEVSSVAEMLKDNLKLIWDHFLCCEHFLT